Proteins found in one Oncorhynchus mykiss isolate Arlee chromosome 3, USDA_OmykA_1.1, whole genome shotgun sequence genomic segment:
- the LOC110520778 gene encoding alpha-1,3/1,6-mannosyltransferase ALG2-like has product MVRVVFLHPDLGIGGAERLVVDAAVALRSRGCSVQIWTAHHDPTHCFSETLDPDLNVVCVGDWLPTSVFGYLHALCAYLRMIYVALYLVFLSGVEYDVVFCDQVSVCIPVLRLSRQRKKVLFYCHFPDQLLTQRGSALKKLYRAPIDRLEELTTGMADMVLVNSCFTAVVFRETFRSLDGVQTDVLYPSLNTHSFDSPPEEQLEQGLGGLIPEGVSCLFLSLNRYERKKSLGLALEGLSSLKTRLATGDQAGIHLVVAGGYDGRVAENVQHYAELKELAARLELEDSVTFLRSPSDSQKVALLRGSACVLYTPSREHFGIVPVEAMYCCCPVIAVRSGGPLESVGDGETGFLCEPTAEAFSLAMEKLFRDPQLRRDMGQAGRRRVQEKFSLEAFSDQLHGYILRLTQ; this is encoded by the exons ATGGTGCGGGTGGTGTTTCTCCACCCAGACCTGGGTATAGGTGGTGCAGAGAGGCTGGTGGTGGATGCAGCTGTAGCTCTACGCTCTCGCGGCTGCAGTGTTCAGATCTGGACGGCCCACCATGATCCCACACACTGCTTCTCAGAGACACTGGACCCAGACCTGAACGTG gtgtgtgtgggtgactgGTTGCCCACCAGTGTGTTTGGGTACCTGCATGCCCTGTGTGCCTACCTCAGGATGATCTACGTAGCTCTCTACCTGGTCTTCCTCAGTGGAGTAGAGTATGACGTGGTCTTCTGTGATCAG GTGTCGGTGTGTATCCCAGTCCTGAGGTTGTCTCGTCAGAGGAAAAAGGTTCTGTTCTACTGTCATTTCCCAGACCAGCTCCTGACCCAGAGAGGCTCAGCTCTGAAAAAGCTCTACCGCGCCCCCATAGACAGACTGGAGGAACTCACCACGGGCATGGCTGATATG GTGCTGGTGAACAGTTGTTTCACCGCAGTGGTCTTTAGGGAGACCTTCCGTTCCCTGGATGGGGTCCAGACTGacgtcctctatccctccctcaacacacacagctttgacAGCCCTCCTGAGGAGCAGCTAGAGCAGGGTCTGGGGGGCTTGATCCCTGAAGGTGTGtcctgcctcttcctgtctctgaacCGCTATGAGAGGAAGAAGAGCCTGGGTCTGGCCCTGGAGGGCCTCTCTTCCCTGAAGACCCGCCTCGCCACAGGGGACCAGGCAGGAATCCACCTGGTGGTGGCAGGGGGGTACGACGGCCGTGTTGCTGAGAATGTCCAGCACTACGCTGAGCTGAAGGAGCTAGCAGCACGGCTGGAATTGGAGGACTCTGTCACCTTCCTGCGCTCTCCCTCAGACAGCCAGAAGGTGGCGCTGTTGCGGGGCAGTGCATGCGTTCTCTACACGCCCAGCAGAGAGCACTTTGGGATAGTGCCAGTGGAGGCCATGTACTGCTGCTGTCCCGTCATTGCTGTGAGGTCTGGAGGGCCTCTGGAGAGTGTAGGTGACGGGGAGACGGGCTTCCTGTGTGAGCCCACGGCCGAGGCCTTCTCCCTGGCCATGGAGAAGCTGTTCAGAGACCCCCAGCTCCGCAGGGACATGGGCCAGGCCGGCAGGAGGCGGGTTCAGGAGAAGTTCTCCCTGGAGGCCTTCTCAGACCAGCTGCACGGGTACATCCTCAGGCTGACCCAGTGA
- the LOC110508220 gene encoding protein transport protein Sec61 subunit beta — MPGPASSATNVGAGSRSPSKTVAPRAAGSTVRQRKATSSGTRSAGRTTASAGGTGGMWRFYTEDSPGLKVGPVPVLVMSLLFIASVFMLHIWGKYTRS, encoded by the exons ATG CCTGGACCAGCATCAAGTGCAACTAATGTCGGTGCAGGGAGCCGATCCCCCAGCAAGACAGTGGCCCCCCGCGCAGCAGGATCCACAGTCCGACAGAG GAAAGCAACGAGCAGTGGCACACGCAGTGCAGGCAGGACCACAGCGTCAGCGGGCGGCACAGGGGGCATGTGGCGCTTCTACACTGAGGACTCACCAGGACTCAAAGT AGGTCCAGTACCAGTGCTGGTGATGAGTTTGCTGTTCATCGCGTCGGTCTTCATGCTGCACATCTGGGGGAAGTACACCCGCTCCTAA